tcccacagttaacagtgcatgtcagagcacaaaccaagccatgaagtccaaggaattgtctgtagacctccgagacaggattgtatcgaggcacagatctggggaagggtacagaaaaatttctgcagcattgaaggtcccaatgagcacagtggcctccatcatccgtaaatggaagtttagaaccaccaggactcttcctagagcaggccgcccggccaaactgagcgatcgggggagaaggaggtgaccaagaacccgatggtcattctgacagagctccagcatttctctgtggagagaggagaaccttccagaagaacaaccatctctgcagcactccaccaatcaggcctgtatggtagagtggccagacggaagccactcctcagtaaaaggcatatgacagcccgcctggagtttgccaaaaggcacctgaaggactctcagaccatgagaaacaaagatttaactctttggcctgaatggcaagcatcatgtctggaggaaaccaggcaccactcatcacctggccaataccatccctacagtgaagcatggtggtggcagcatcatgctgtggggatgtttttcagcggcggaaactgggagactagtcaggatcgagggaaagatgaatgcagcaatgtacagagacatccttgatgaaaacctgctccagagtgctctggacctcagactggggtgaaggttcatcttccaacaggacaacgaccctaagcacacagccaagataacaaaggagtggctccgggacaactctgtgactgtccttgagtggcccagccagagcccagacttgaacccgattgaacatctctggagcgatctgaaaatggctgtgcaccgacgctcccccatccaacctgatggagcttgagaggtcctgcaaagaagaatgggagaaacagcccaaaaataggtgtgccaagcttgtagcatcatactcaaaaagacttgaggctgtaattggtgccaaaggtgcttcaacaaagtattgagcaaaggctgtgaatacttatgaacgtgtttttttatttattttattttttttatttttttttattttttttttattttattttttttttaaaataaatttgtaaagatttcaaaacaaacttctttcacgttgtcattatgtggtattgtttgtagaattgaggaaaataatgaatttaatccattttggaataaggctgtaacataacaaaatgtggaaaaagtgaagcactgtgaatactttccggatgcactgtatctgttgtccaatgtctgtgtttctttgcccacgctAACCTTTTCTttatgattttctgtttcaatagtggctttttctttgcaattcttcccacaatgcctgcacccctgagtcttctctttactgttgtacatgaaactggtgttgagtgggtagaattcaatgaagctgtcagctgaggacatgtgaggtgtcgatttctcaaactagagactctgatgtacttatcctcttgtttagctgtacatctggccttccacatctctttctgtccttgttagagccagttgtcctttgtctttgagactgtagtgtacacctttgtatgaaatcttcagttttttggcaatttcaagcattgtatagctttcattcctcaaaacaatgattgacgagtttctttttttttttgttgccatttttgacctaatatttaccttaagacatgccagtctattgcatactgtggcaactcaaaaacaaacacaaagacaatgttaagcttcatttaatgaaccaaatagctttcaactgtgtttgatataatgtcaagtgaatttctagtaccaaattagcagtttagcatgattactcaaggaaaaggtgttggagtgatggctgctggaaatggggcctgtctagatttgatcaaaaatgacttttttcaaatagtgatggtgctgttttttatatcagtaatgttctgactatactttgtgatcagttgaatgccactttggtgaattaaagtaccaatttccttccaaaacagcaaaatctgtgcattattccaaacatttggccgccagtttatatatatataatttatttttagttttgttattaatagtatattttatttaatatttaactattatatatatatctatatttatagaatcaacatttacatATTCTTCTGCATTTCACCAACCAATTCTCCAAGACTtgctacattaaagggatagttcacccaaaactgaacattctctcatcatttactcaccctcatgccatcccagatgtgtatgactttctttcttctgctgaacacaagtaaagatttttagaagaatatctcagctctgtaggtccatacaatgcaagtgaatgatgaccaaaacatcaattctccaaaaagcatataaaggcagcataaacgtaatccaaacgactctagttgtttaatccatgtcttctgatgtgatcaaatcggttttgggtgagaacaaaccagaATCATTTaatcgattagatcacttcagaagacatggattacaccatcatatggattacttttatgctgcctttatgtgcttgcggaacttcaaaattttggtacccattcacttgtattgtactgACATATAGAgctgaaattcttctaaaaatattcatacagtcatctgtgatggcatgaggttgagtaaatgatgagagaattctcatttttgggtgaactattcctttaaaacttctTAGCCATCCATTATGTTCatccattcatttattttattttcaatcacATCTTTGAAATGCTCACTTCTGTTTGCCGGCATTGAGAGAAAGATCATCCACATTATTGTCATACTGAGTCCTAATGTCATCCAGGCAGCCATTGTCCCCAAATGCTCCCCACTCCATATTCACACACATCCTGCCCTCCTCTCCATCCACTGTCTCTATGTTTCGCAACTCCTCCATGTAGCAGGCATTGCTGCCTGTTcctaaaaccacacacacacacacacacacacatgcatgcatgctcTGCTGAGTAAAAGTTGTTTAAAAGACATCACTGTTTCTTCACTGAAATTGATATTTTACAAACTCCTAGCTATAATTGTGGTTTCTACTTGATTCAGATCTTTACAAAATACAGGTTCAATTTTATCATAAGTGCTTGTTATGAATATTGCTAATGTGTTTTAAAATTATTGATGCTAGTTGTGAACAATGTTGTTGTTGGTTGCTGAATTTTATGATGGAATAATATGAATTTACCTGCGATAAGCCCAACCTCACACGTGGGTTCCTCATATGCACAGGTCATCATTGTACCCACTGTGTCATTCACTATAGCTACAACATCCAAGTCAAACTCCTGTGAACCGTAAAGCATACACAAAACACATTAGAAttgtacacatatacacacacatgcacataaccTGTAATGCACAGGCAAAGTAACAAAGATCGAGTCAAGATTTAAAAATCAATCAAATAATTTATGGTTATGTCACTTTTGTGGCAGTATGCCATAACTCACCTCTCTCCTTTTGATGCCCTCTCTCAGGAGGCTGACAACGTCTTCCCCTTCACAGTCTGTGGCATTGAAGCCCTTTGTCCAACTTACCAATATTCCCTGCAATTAGCACAGCAGGAAAATATCATCAGGATTTCATTCAATAGATGAgcacatgcaaaataaaaaattaaaaaaagccaaAAGGCAGCTCACCGCATCCAGACTAGTTTGCCTGCAGGGGAAGGAGAAAGTAAAGCCCAGAGGCAGGCGAGCATTCTTCATTCCCATGTAGTCCAGGAAGTCAGATATGCAGGCCACAATGTGATCAAAGAGCTGCAGGTGTTTGTGGAGATgtagtttaaataatttattgttgAAATATTGCACATTTCAAGATATGAATTAGCACTAAGCCACTAAGAGTCATTAACTATAATTAAACAGCAATTCAAATACCATAATATATATTTAGCATTTCTATATCTGTATGTAGTGTAGTTCAGTGCCTAtgcaacaataaaaatattattttttacgtAAATCAAATCTTCTAACTAGGTTTAATTATGCAATAGTGATTATGAACCTCCTCTCCAGTTCCTTGCATTGCTTCAGCTGGAATGGCGTAGATTTTATTATGCATCTCCACAGTTCGTCTCTTGCCACTGCGAATCTTTACCAACAGCACCCTGAAGTTTGTACCTCCAAGATCCAAAGCCAAGAAGTCACCATTTTCTGTATAACAGAGAATATACAGAAACTTAGACTTGACATAAATAAAGGACAATAACTAAATGATGCAtacaaaaagagaaaataattgcAACTATGGAGGAAATGATGGAAGATGAAAGATGGACAAGAATCAGAAATAGTCCCACAGATGacagaataaagtcatagtggcattatatactgtaaaaacgTCCTGTGCTTAgagatttcttttcattttctttctgtgTGAGTTGTGAATTCTCTGCACATTTGCTGATCAATGGCAAAATCCATCTGACTGTGAGAACCAAAATGTTATTGCATTAGCATGTTAAATTCTTAGCTGGGCTTCAGTTTGAAAGCCTTCAGTTAAAATCACGGATCCAATACAACGTCATGCGCATGTATTGAATAAGTTTAGGATTATATTTTGATGCAACTTAACAGTCAGGGATAAAGATAATTTAATTTGCTTATAGCAGTGGAACACAAATGACTTTGAAATATGACGGATTTAGCTGAATGCAATTATTCTGTAGCCACACATGACATGGCATTTTCTCAGTAAGAGGGGAAAAGTCAGATCATATCAGGAGAATCATTGCATTTGTAGGATtactgtggtctatttggccattTTTAGGAAAATGCACGAAGTCAACTTAATATAAAGGTGATTTGTGTCATTTTTgcgccactagcaccaccaaccagaattgcaaaaataatgactgttttcaaacggTTTGGCCAAACACTTCTCTCATATTCAATTGATCAAAAAACAGACAAtcccaccattggttgagccaatgttgcaatGTTGAGCTGGCTGGGATGCTCAAATAAacggagcaatgttttgataatgcCAAAAAGCCAGAGTGTTTACACTGTTTCAGGAAATAAACCGAATAGCTTACTAAAGTCTGCACATTtagctgagataggagaaagtaacattaattactaggggtgtaacgatccatcaatCTGGATCAATGCAttgatccaataaccaacgattcaatgttatcgatacaatgcgtaaatatcgatatagacgtTTCTTTTAAGATACACCttcattttaattctctcatgtcagccacgtccatacgcatttccatcaggcgatgaagcaaccttattacattaatttaactttatgagcactaaatccacttttcatgtgggacaaggacGTGTGCGGGGTCTGTGAAGACAAATTGTACTCTGCTATCCGTGTGCGcgcgtcaaccgggcttcccgtgaaacgcgagctccagaccagtgacaggatcagtgcgagcacGTTAACCTGGCGCttcttaaaatgtgagctctcgtgacaaacgcagagaTTAATTCGTCGATATCATtacgcatgcgacccatttgaattttacatgagaatttgctatttaaaagtaccatggagcagttcaaccctcatgtgaaatgtcttgacaatgctgacattctgaacagcactaatgatgGAAACACCTTcccagcactagcatcagttataagactttacacatctacacccTTACTAACTTTTTCCCAGTTAACATTAacagattctttttttattttatttttatttttctccccaacttGGCATGCTGAATTTCCAATGCACtaagggtacatttacacgacaacaatgttgctttattactacaattactttgctggagaagcgtcaataaactcaaaatcttgaacagcacaaacacagtcctgtagtccgccactgtagttttgaaCTACTCGCgctcatgcctatagactgaacacgtaatacacgAGTGCATGACATCATAgttttttcacaaattcgcgtttttgtatgtttacaaggagacgataatggcatagttttcaaaaacttgcactttgaaacccattttcaaaagttagcattttcaggccccaaaatgccgctGTCGTGttaacgaacagccaaaatgcagaaaaagttttctgtttttagttgaaaatgttgttgtgtaaacagcccctgagtcctggtggtggtgtagtgatttgcctcaatacaggtggtggaggacaaattgcagttgcctctgtgtctgagacagtcaatccacccatcttatcatgtggcttgttgagtgtgttactgtggaaacctagtgtgtgtggaggctcactaTCCTCTGTGGCATCCAAAcacaattcaccatgtgccccaccaagagaaccacattatagaccacgaggaggttaccccaacatgactctacccaccctagcaactggaccaattggttgcttaggaagcctgactggagtcactcagcacaccctggatttgaacttgtgactccaggtttggtagtcagtgtctttacttgctgagctacccaggccccccgtaacagaatttttcattacaactgtggaagttgtagccaataAATCCACGGACAGCACAGATatttggaaacaagtcatgggtatgtaagtattttgaattggactaaactgaaaataagctgtaatcaaacgactgatgatcacttgtgtgtgacgctattttttatgttattatctgtataatttttatcaacatctgaagtaccttattttgttataGATATCCCAATGTGGATcctactgtaaatttgcacttttcagagagctcaataaaatattcaaattatgttttggttgcatttgagggcaaaaaatattttattgattgtGTAGTATAGGTACATACGTAATATCGGAATATcaatcgcagggccctgaattgaatcaaatcgaaatcgtatcaaggcagactttgaagtatcggcaaatatagGATCACAGGCCAAGAGAATTGATAAAAGATTGTATCATGAATGAAacatccgatttacacccctattaattactcacttcacctttaaagtggATGTTCCATTATTCATTTGATAATCGTAAATCTTTTACCTGATCCATCTGGTGTACTCCGCACATAGGTTGGCAGCATCTTGACTGTGGCTGAGCTTTGGGTTTTCTTGCTCAATCCATTTTGGATCTCAATTGTCATCCTCTTCTTCACCTCCAGCAGTTGGTCTTTGGTCAGCCTGAACTCTGCAAGCGTCTCAGCAATCTGACGGGTCTGATCGGCCAAGCGGTAAGCCCAGGCTGTTACCAGTGCAGCCCCTTTGCCGCTTCCACTCTCAGAGAGCAAGAAGCGTACGTCAGATTCCGGCACTAGACGACGCACAGTCTTGTGCAATCGGCGAGCATACCTATGACACACAGAAGGATGTAGATCACAATGAGAGATTTCAAACTGAAAAGAACCACTCAAATTAAGGGATAATGCTGTAGAGGCAGCCAttactgcaaaataaacccagatgcAAAGCGAAGGTGTCTTGTATCATTCTGAAGAGGTTTACTTTGTGataatgactgtacattattctgcTTTTACATAGCttactacttaccaaataaatgaattaatagaCATGAAATTGATGTGAGAAGAAGGAGAACACAGAGAGCTATGAAACTGTGGAAGATTTGTTTGTCTGGGACAACAGTCAAATGTGCAGTAAAGTGgtcattagaaaaaaatattttactgcaGAATGCcacaactgaccaatcaaaatagagtattttaaaaaagcatgtaATAGGAGAACAGTGATGTTAAGCAAAGCGATGTTTGAACAACTTTAGTTTTAAGACTTTTGAATAAAAGATCCTTTTTATTGATAGCCTAAGTTGACCATTTCTGTTAAAGGAAGCTGAAGGGCAATGTTCTTGTGTAACACACTGTCCTGTAGTCCTATCTCAATTGCCTACATATCTCTCTCAAGTTTCATAGAGTATAGAGAGCTGCTATCTCTTTCGAAGGTTCTATTTAAAGACCCACTGTCTATTTGCACTGTGAGTTGTTGTGAAAAGATGAATGAGGTGACATTAATGGCATTGAAGTTCATCTGATATCAGCTGCAATTTAACTATCTGCTTCTTTAATCCTTAGTAGTGTGGACACTAATGAGGTTAATGACCATAATGTCAAAACAAATGGAGGCACAGCTGCTTCTATGGAAACCTACTCAATGTATATTAATAGAGCTGGTCTTTGTTACAAGAGCTCATAAGAGGGATCAGAACTCCCTTTAAGGGGTTTGAGAGTGTCACATGCACCTGCAGTTTTATTCCCAAGAACCTCTGTGATTGCTTGCTACGCATACTGGCTGtatattatgatttaataagGCTAAAAACACCTGTTGCATTAAACAATGTAGTTTGaatgataattaataatattaaagtcaAATTCTTCTTGTGAAGCTTCTATGTTCAGATCatcaagaaaaatcacaaatgagtcagatttttctcctgagaaatagACCCTAGTAAAATGAGCTTTTCAGATATTGTGCTCATTTGCCAAACATCCATAAGTCTGTAATTAAAAGTCCAGATTTCCATATGAATTCAAATATTTCTCTTTACAGAATTGAGACAAAATTGCcacctaaataaaacataattgagAACTCTAAGTCTCCAAAACTATGAAAAAGAAACctctaagcaaaaaaaaaaaaaaaatgttcctctGGGTTCACCTCACCAGTTTTTACATTACAGCTGAAAAGCTCCAAGACATCAATGATGGGGTTGTACAATGGATCAGGTTGTAGTCTGATTTGAACCTGCTGATCTGATTGTAATACTCACTGTGGGTGCATCTTGTAGAGGGAGCCATCAATGCCCACTGTGGTGCGGAGGCGAGGGGCACTCTTATTGTCCTTCAGACGTGTGAGGATTGCACCCAGAGTGGCAGCAATTAGATTAGCAGAGCGAAAAGAGACAATAGCGCAAACATGTTGCACAGCAATGCAATCGTCTTCAGATGGCTCTACACCCAAGCGGGTCAGAATCTCTTCAGCTTTGGTCAGTCCCTCTTTGCTCCTAGAGAAACAGTGGTACTTCTGTGAGGTTGGGTGCatgatttgtggtcaaaaaggaCTATTTGTATTGGCTTTAATTTTTTCTTCAATATATgtacaaaataacctttaatGATGTATTGTGTCATCAATACATACAGTGGTCTGAGtccacttgtaaaaaaaaaaaaaaaaggcttccattttctatttttcttttaatttattcaacaacaacaaaaaaatagttttctcaattttcagcataacagtttgtGCAAAAAATttgaatggaaaaataaatatgaGTTAAAAAATGTCTAAGTATTTGGTAGGTATTTGGTAGTATTTGGACAGCAAGCATTTGAGCTAGCATGAACTCAAGTCcctgcaaaacctgatgatccatgttatcccagcacgATTTCAGAATGTTTCACACAAGATCGTGTGTGCTTTAATCTGTCCTTTCATACAGTTATCACTGTCACAAATTTTACATcataaatttgtttatttgattagtgaACTAGAAatggtgcagaatcttaaatgtttcttgtttaatttttgttttacatttttcaaaatcctaaaatgtCCAATCTGTTTCAAggtttaaattatatttgaaatCCCAAATGTTCCATGTACACTGTATGTATTATGTCTAGAATGATTTTTTAACTGGacaaatgttatttaaattttatttccaTTCTAATGGGTTTAAGAAGAACTGGTCATGTAAAGAATGATGACTCACTTCTCAATTGCAGAAACATGCTTGGTttcaatttttccttttgtgAGCAGCTCTGGGGTGATGCGTCCCTCAAACAGCAGCCCTTCTTTAGCCATCTTCACCAGGATCAGTCTCACCAGCTCACCCATGTACATCCCACTGACCATCTTCTCAAACCTGAGAACAGACAACATTCACCTTGACCCAACTTGATTTAAAGGGCTGACAACTAACAGTCTTTACTAGTGCAGAAGAAGACTAGAATTACTAACTAAGCAATCCATATGTAAACACGTTTTTTCTGTGGCTTACAATTGCTTTCCAGGGTTAAGGGACCCACGGTCGATCTCCCTGTCAAACTCAGTTCGGATATCCTCCAATGTGCCGTCATCTCCAAAAGCCCCCCATTCAGTATTGATGCACATCCTGCCTTCATCTCCCTCCACCAGGTCGATGTGTCTCAGCTCCTCCATGTAACATGCATTAGTGCCAGTACCTGTAGGACCACAGGAAcatatgccatcacagatgttaaAGAATCCAGAATCTTTGATTAAGCATATTTTTAACATCAAGTATATTTGTGGTATTTGCTTTCCACAAGTACATTTAAATTTCAAAACATTACTGAGAGTAAAACGTTAATGTATAGGTATAATTCAAATGAGCATTACAGAGCTTTTACTAATTTAAGGTCCAATTAGGAATGCCTGGTCTCAAAAAGGAACTATTGTAAGAATGTGACATTTGGATTGTTTTTTACCAATGATGATGCCAACTTCACAGCGCTGGTCATCGAAGCCACAGGTCATCATAGTTCCAACAGTGTCATTGACAACAGCCATGATATCTGCATCATAGTCCTGAATGTGAATTTTACCAGTTAATCTCATTCTGGTCTTTAAGCAGAGTATTGATTTAATTGTAGGCTAAAAATAAAGGATTATGGAGAAAATAAAGCTCACCCCACGCTTTTTGATGGCTTTATTTAGAAGCTTTACTACATCCATTCCCTCAACCCCACTGGCTTTGAAGCGCTTGGTCCAAGTCAGCAAAACAGCCTGCAAAAATACAACAGGTAAAAATATAGTATTGTCATGAGAATGTATGcaggatttaataaaaaaatattatattattaatactgGATCTATATTACACAGCAACAGAACTATATCAATGCAGTGTATAATTTAATGCTCTATTACCTGATCCAGTTTACTGTGAGCACAAGGGAATGAGAATGTGAACCCCACAGGAAGCTTTTtgtctttaatattttgtttctcCATGAAGTCTCCAAGGCATTCTGCAACATGGTCAAacaactgcaaaaaataataagcagGTGCAAAATAGAGACAAGGAAGATTAAAGAAGGGACCTCTGAAGATCAAAACATCTAATTTAAGTTatctaaattacaataaaaattataacacacacaaaactggTTGATCGTATGATTTTAatctcgaaaaaaaaaaaaaaatgctcagaaCACTGACTGGTttgttgttaaatgtttatttatatacattattCTAGATACTTTGGGGTTCAGAAGAGACAGGCTTCTTTTTACGTTTTTTGAATGAAAAGTTGCATAAAATGTATCACAAATTTCAGAATTTCTCTGTATTTTGTATGGCCCTCTTTGatctaatgacagcatgcactcacgcTTGCTTGTACTCCACAAGTACCTGTATATGCAAAACCTGATTATACATGTTCCCCAAGCATGACTTGAGAAACTTCTAAACTTTTGAACATAAAGTTAACATGGTAAAAGATTTTTATTTGATCAGTGACCTTGAAATAGTGccgaatcttaaatatttattcatatcaattcacatcataacatttcattgtttaaaatgtttcgAAATCCAGAAATTCTAGATTTTAATGTGGTcttttgtacagtatacaaaacaatgtacagtatattctcaACATTTGCAATCGAACCCAAAAATTGTCTGATGCTGTTGTTAAGGATGTTAAGGATTGGTTGTGTGTACCCGTGATCCACTGCCATGGATGATGTCCTCTGGAGTCTCGTATATACGACTCTCCATCTGCACTGTCTGTTTCTTCTCGTGTGACACTTTTACCCGGAGAATACGGAAATTTGAGCCCCCCAGATCCAGGGCAATGAAATCTCCCTTCTCTGAAAGACAATTAAAAAATCATCAATATTACAAGTTTTGTTATCTACACTATCAAGGGTTACCATATAATGTTAAAGGCAATTCAAAATCTGACATGAAAGGAATacagtagttcaccccaaaatagaaattctgtcataatttactcatcctcatgtccttccaaacgtGTCtacctttctttcttctttagaacacaaaaggtaaaTTTTTTAAGAGTATTctaggatttattttttttttcatataatgtaTTCATATAATTTTAACTTTATATAAGTGAAGGGGGATTGGTGCTATCAACTCCAGAATGAgatacataaaagtaattcatgttAAATTCCAAGTCTTGTGAAGCCATACAATatgctttgtgtaaggaacagacagaaatttaagtaaGTCGAAATttgtcaagtcatatttatttgtacagtgcatTTCAGAACACACatcctttcaaagcagctttacagaaaatgatgctgtaacaaAAATTGATGctattaaagtcctcattgtacatttataataaataacgATATTAAAAACCATGCCTTAAAATTAtagtctttaggcccccagtgagcaagccaaatgtGACTAGACTTAAAAAtgtgtgttctgtagaagaatgaaagtcatatgccTTTTCCAGTCAATGTAAATGGAAACTGCCATTGTTTGTATTACACCATGACCAAGTCGTGATTATTCAGTGTACTATTCCATAATGGTGAGACTGCGAGACAACATTTATTTTGGTCGCGACCA
The genomic region above belongs to Myxocyprinus asiaticus isolate MX2 ecotype Aquarium Trade chromosome 23, UBuf_Myxa_2, whole genome shotgun sequence and contains:
- the LOC127413868 gene encoding hexokinase-1-like, translating into MIAAQLLAYYFTELKDDQVKKIDKYLYSMRFSDETLRDIMSRFRREMENGLCRDTNPTATVKMLPTFVRSIPDGSEKGDFIALDLGGSNFRILRVKVSHEKKQTVQMESRIYETPEDIIHGSGSRLFDHVAECLGDFMEKQNIKDKKLPVGFTFSFPCAHSKLDQAVLLTWTKRFKASGVEGMDVVKLLNKAIKKRGDYDADIMAVVNDTVGTMMTCGFDDQRCEVGIIIGTGTNACYMEELRHIDLVEGDEGRMCINTEWGAFGDDGTLEDIRTEFDREIDRGSLNPGKQLFEKMVSGMYMGELVRLILVKMAKEGLLFEGRITPELLTKGKIETKHVSAIEKSKEGLTKAEEILTRLGVEPSEDDCIAVQHVCAIVSFRSANLIAATLGAILTRLKDNKSAPRLRTTVGIDGSLYKMHPQYARRLHKTVRRLVPESDVRFLLSESGSGKGAALVTAWAYRLADQTRQIAETLAEFRLTKDQLLEVKKRMTIEIQNGLSKKTQSSATVKMLPTYVRSTPDGSENGDFLALDLGGTNFRVLLVKIRSGKRRTVEMHNKIYAIPAEAMQGTGEELFDHIVACISDFLDYMGMKNARLPLGFTFSFPCRQTSLDAGILVSWTKGFNATDCEGEDVVSLLREGIKRREEFDLDVVAIVNDTVGTMMTCAYEEPTCEVGLIAGTGSNACYMEELRNIETVDGEEGRMCVNMEWGAFGDNGCLDDIRTQYDNNVDDLSLNAGKQKYEKMCSGMYLGEIVRNILIDLTKRGFLFRGQISETLKTRGIFETKFLSQIESDRLALLQVRSILQHLGLDSTCDDSIIVKEVCGAVSRRAAQLCGSGMAAVVDKIRENRGLDHLDITVGVDGTLYKLHPHFSRVMHQTVKELAPNCNVNFLLSEDGSGKGAALITAVGCRLRQQEQMT